In one window of Arachis ipaensis cultivar K30076 chromosome B06, Araip1.1, whole genome shotgun sequence DNA:
- the LOC107647653 gene encoding uncharacterized protein LOC107647653: MQGGMHHQSTLREKFKSSICCFMGTAHESLDHGDLCNYDKLNINTSRTPKSSASPTTPSSSASWFKKPWTAAGEHVTAELLPRVRGHSQRSRLRRHNNNNNNNHHHHGHRQTQSADFSYDASSYALNFENEDSGEFPLRNFSARLPVSPRTPSVPLKYPDELAVSTAAPKEIVGYS, translated from the coding sequence CTACCCTAAGAGAGAAATTCAAATCTTCAATATGTTGCTTCATGGGCACGGCACATGAATCATTAGACCATGGTGATTTATGTAATTATGATAAGTTGAATATTAACACGTCTAGGACGCCAAAGTCTTCGGCATCACCCACCACCCCATCCAGCTCGGCATCGTGGTTCAAAAAACCGTGGACGGCAGCCGGGGAGCACGTGACTGCCGAGCTGCTGCCACGTGTCCGTGGACATAGCCAAAGGAGTCGTTTACGTAggcataataataataacaacaacaaccaccaccaccacggcCATCGCCAAACGCAATCTGCGGATTTTAGCTACGATGCTTCCAGCTATGCTCTCAATTTTGAGAATGAGGATTCCGGAGAGTTCCCGCTTAGGAACTTTAGTGCCCGGTTGCCGGTTTCGCCGAGAACTCCGTCCGTACCATTGAAGTATCCTGATGAATTGGCTGTGTCCACGGCGGCGCCAAAAGAAATTGTTGGGTATAGTTAA
- the LOC107605395 gene encoding homeobox protein knotted-1-like 3 isoform X1: MAYHNHNPLSVSDSHDDLPLHHFTHQSNTFPSSPPHPNSKPNSDPLQTTAPSWLNNALLRTNFTDTTNTTATSNANNTNANSNFLNLHTASDSAASQPSPWLDATGVNFEPVDLKTGIANAKGDVTAAVVGDGGGGDGGGGGMVNWQVGRWKAEILAHPLYEQLLSAHVACLRIATPVDQLPRIDAQLAQSQNVVSKYSAFGHGVGDDKELDQFMVTLPLTVLKSTSHYVLLLCSFKEQLQQHVRVHAMEAVMACWEIEQSLQSLTGVSPGEGTGATMSDDEDDQVDSEANLFDGSLDGTDSMGFGPLIPTENERSLMERVRQELKHELKNGYKEKIVDIREEILRKRRAGKLPGDTTSVLKAWWQSHSKWPYPTEEDKARLVQETGLQLKQINNWFINQRKRNWHSNPSSSTVLKSKRKRNNAGDNNADRYM, translated from the exons atggCTTACCACAACCACAACCCTCTCTCTGTCTCTGACTCACACGACGACCTTCCTCTTCACCATTTCACCCACCAATCCAACACCTTCCCTTCCTCTCCTCCCCACCCTAACTCCAAACCTAACTCCGATCCTCTCCAAACCACCGCTCCCAGCTGGCTCAACAACGCACTCCTCCGAACCAACTTCACCGACACCACCAACACCACCGCCACTTCCAACGCTAATAACACCAACGCCAACTCCAATTTCCTCAATCTCCACACGGCCTCCGACTCCGCCGCATCCCAGCCATCTCCGTGGCTCGACGCTACCGGTGTCAACTTCGAACCGGTCGATTTGAAGACCGGAATTGCCAACGCCAAGGGGGACGTGACGGCCGCCGTCGTCGGAGATGGTGGCGGAGGTGACGGCGGAGGAGGAGGGATGGTGAATTGGCAGGTTGGAAGATGGAAGGCGGAGATACTGGCGCACCCTCTGTACGAACAGCTGCTGTCGGCACACGTGGCGTGCCTGAGGATCGCCACGCCGGTGGACCAGCTGCCGAGGATCGACGCACAGCTGGCACAGTCACAGAATGTAGTCTCCAAGTACTCTGCCTTCGGCCATGGCGTTGGAGATGACAAAGAACTCGACCAGTTCATGGTAACTCTCCCTCTCACTGTTTTGAAGAGTACG TCGCACTACGTTTTGCTTCTTTGCTCCTTCAAAGAACAATTGCAGCAGCATGTCCGCGTCCACGCAATGGAAGCAGTAATGGCTTGTTGGGAGATCGAGCAATCCTTACAAAGTTTAACAG GAGTTTCACCCGGAGAAGGTACAGGGGCTACAATGTCCGACGACGAAGATGATCAAGTTGATAGTGAGGCCAATCTGTTTGACGGTAGTTTGGATGGAACAGATAGCATGGGGTTTGGCCCTCTTATTCCGACAGAGAACGAGAGGTCCCTCATGGAGCGTGTAAGACAAGAATTAAAGCATGAATTGAAAAAT GGTTACAAGGAGAAAATTGTTGACATAAGAGAAGAAATTTTGCGCAAGAGACGGGCAGGAAAACTCCCCGGCGACACGACCTCTGTCCTTAAAGCTTGGTGGCAATCCCATTCCAAATGGCCTTACCCCACA GAGGAAGATAAGGCAAGGCTGGTGCAGGAAACTGGTCTGCAATTAAAGCAGATTAATAATTGGTTTATCAATCAGAGGAAGAGGAATTGGCACAGCAATCCTTCTTCTTCTACTGTCTTGAAGAGCAAGCGCAAAAG AAACAATGCAGGTGATAACAATGCTGATCGGTATATGTAA
- the LOC107605395 gene encoding homeobox protein knotted-1-like 3 isoform X2 has product MAYHNHNPLSVSDSHDDLPLHHFTHQSNTFPSSPPHPNSKPNSDPLQTTAPSWLNNALLRTNFTDTTNTTATSNANNTNANSNFLNLHTASDSAASQPSPWLDATGVNFEPVDLKTGIANAKGDVTAAVVGDGGGGDGGGGGMVNWQVGRWKAEILAHPLYEQLLSAHVACLRIATPVDQLPRIDAQLAQSQNVVSKYSAFGHGVGDDKELDQFMSHYVLLLCSFKEQLQQHVRVHAMEAVMACWEIEQSLQSLTGVSPGEGTGATMSDDEDDQVDSEANLFDGSLDGTDSMGFGPLIPTENERSLMERVRQELKHELKNGYKEKIVDIREEILRKRRAGKLPGDTTSVLKAWWQSHSKWPYPTEEDKARLVQETGLQLKQINNWFINQRKRNWHSNPSSSTVLKSKRKRNNAGDNNADRYM; this is encoded by the exons atggCTTACCACAACCACAACCCTCTCTCTGTCTCTGACTCACACGACGACCTTCCTCTTCACCATTTCACCCACCAATCCAACACCTTCCCTTCCTCTCCTCCCCACCCTAACTCCAAACCTAACTCCGATCCTCTCCAAACCACCGCTCCCAGCTGGCTCAACAACGCACTCCTCCGAACCAACTTCACCGACACCACCAACACCACCGCCACTTCCAACGCTAATAACACCAACGCCAACTCCAATTTCCTCAATCTCCACACGGCCTCCGACTCCGCCGCATCCCAGCCATCTCCGTGGCTCGACGCTACCGGTGTCAACTTCGAACCGGTCGATTTGAAGACCGGAATTGCCAACGCCAAGGGGGACGTGACGGCCGCCGTCGTCGGAGATGGTGGCGGAGGTGACGGCGGAGGAGGAGGGATGGTGAATTGGCAGGTTGGAAGATGGAAGGCGGAGATACTGGCGCACCCTCTGTACGAACAGCTGCTGTCGGCACACGTGGCGTGCCTGAGGATCGCCACGCCGGTGGACCAGCTGCCGAGGATCGACGCACAGCTGGCACAGTCACAGAATGTAGTCTCCAAGTACTCTGCCTTCGGCCATGGCGTTGGAGATGACAAAGAACTCGACCAGTTCATG TCGCACTACGTTTTGCTTCTTTGCTCCTTCAAAGAACAATTGCAGCAGCATGTCCGCGTCCACGCAATGGAAGCAGTAATGGCTTGTTGGGAGATCGAGCAATCCTTACAAAGTTTAACAG GAGTTTCACCCGGAGAAGGTACAGGGGCTACAATGTCCGACGACGAAGATGATCAAGTTGATAGTGAGGCCAATCTGTTTGACGGTAGTTTGGATGGAACAGATAGCATGGGGTTTGGCCCTCTTATTCCGACAGAGAACGAGAGGTCCCTCATGGAGCGTGTAAGACAAGAATTAAAGCATGAATTGAAAAAT GGTTACAAGGAGAAAATTGTTGACATAAGAGAAGAAATTTTGCGCAAGAGACGGGCAGGAAAACTCCCCGGCGACACGACCTCTGTCCTTAAAGCTTGGTGGCAATCCCATTCCAAATGGCCTTACCCCACA GAGGAAGATAAGGCAAGGCTGGTGCAGGAAACTGGTCTGCAATTAAAGCAGATTAATAATTGGTTTATCAATCAGAGGAAGAGGAATTGGCACAGCAATCCTTCTTCTTCTACTGTCTTGAAGAGCAAGCGCAAAAG AAACAATGCAGGTGATAACAATGCTGATCGGTATATGTAA
- the LOC107605395 gene encoding homeobox protein knotted-1-like 3 isoform X3 gives MAYHNHNPLSVSDSHDDLPLHHFTHQSNTFPSSPPHPNSKPNSDPLQTTAPSWLNNALLRTNFTDTTNTTATSNANNTNANSNFLNLHTASDSAASQPSPWLDATGVNFEPVDLKTGIANAKGDVTAAVVGDGGGGDGGGGGMVNWQVGRWKAEILAHPLYEQLLSAHVACLRIATPVDQLPRIDAQLAQSQNVVSKYSAFGHGVGDDKELDQFMVTLPLTVLKSTSHYVLLLCSFKEQLQQHVRVHAMEAVMACWEIEQSLQSLTGVSPGEGTGATMSDDEDDQVDSEANLFDGSLDGTDSMGFGPLIPTENERSLMERVRQELKHELKNGYKEKIVDIREEILRKRRAGKLPGDTTSVLKAWWQSHSKWPYPTEEDKARLVQETGLQLKQINNWFINQRKRNWHSNPSSSTVLKSKRKR, from the exons atggCTTACCACAACCACAACCCTCTCTCTGTCTCTGACTCACACGACGACCTTCCTCTTCACCATTTCACCCACCAATCCAACACCTTCCCTTCCTCTCCTCCCCACCCTAACTCCAAACCTAACTCCGATCCTCTCCAAACCACCGCTCCCAGCTGGCTCAACAACGCACTCCTCCGAACCAACTTCACCGACACCACCAACACCACCGCCACTTCCAACGCTAATAACACCAACGCCAACTCCAATTTCCTCAATCTCCACACGGCCTCCGACTCCGCCGCATCCCAGCCATCTCCGTGGCTCGACGCTACCGGTGTCAACTTCGAACCGGTCGATTTGAAGACCGGAATTGCCAACGCCAAGGGGGACGTGACGGCCGCCGTCGTCGGAGATGGTGGCGGAGGTGACGGCGGAGGAGGAGGGATGGTGAATTGGCAGGTTGGAAGATGGAAGGCGGAGATACTGGCGCACCCTCTGTACGAACAGCTGCTGTCGGCACACGTGGCGTGCCTGAGGATCGCCACGCCGGTGGACCAGCTGCCGAGGATCGACGCACAGCTGGCACAGTCACAGAATGTAGTCTCCAAGTACTCTGCCTTCGGCCATGGCGTTGGAGATGACAAAGAACTCGACCAGTTCATGGTAACTCTCCCTCTCACTGTTTTGAAGAGTACG TCGCACTACGTTTTGCTTCTTTGCTCCTTCAAAGAACAATTGCAGCAGCATGTCCGCGTCCACGCAATGGAAGCAGTAATGGCTTGTTGGGAGATCGAGCAATCCTTACAAAGTTTAACAG GAGTTTCACCCGGAGAAGGTACAGGGGCTACAATGTCCGACGACGAAGATGATCAAGTTGATAGTGAGGCCAATCTGTTTGACGGTAGTTTGGATGGAACAGATAGCATGGGGTTTGGCCCTCTTATTCCGACAGAGAACGAGAGGTCCCTCATGGAGCGTGTAAGACAAGAATTAAAGCATGAATTGAAAAAT GGTTACAAGGAGAAAATTGTTGACATAAGAGAAGAAATTTTGCGCAAGAGACGGGCAGGAAAACTCCCCGGCGACACGACCTCTGTCCTTAAAGCTTGGTGGCAATCCCATTCCAAATGGCCTTACCCCACA GAGGAAGATAAGGCAAGGCTGGTGCAGGAAACTGGTCTGCAATTAAAGCAGATTAATAATTGGTTTATCAATCAGAGGAAGAGGAATTGGCACAGCAATCCTTCTTCTTCTACTGTCTTGAAGAGCAAGCGCAAAAG GTGA